A region from the Conexivisphaerales archaeon genome encodes:
- a CDS encoding archaemetzincin family Zn-dependent metalloprotease, with translation MKPRSERLITFVHLGDEVLLHDDSPALTAASVYGLKARIIPGSFEVSGNGYDQARRQWNATSLISHLKELKENGGYDLVVGLTDNDIFIPGSNFVFGYAEPRAGSAVVSLKRLKESADSKKFEERVYKELAHEIGHLVGLNHCEKETCIMKFANTLQEVDARLPVLCNDCAAKVKL, from the coding sequence TTGAAGCCTAGAAGTGAAAGACTTATCACGTTTGTTCATCTGGGGGACGAAGTCCTGCTGCATGACGATTCCCCTGCACTTACTGCAGCATCAGTCTACGGGCTGAAGGCAAGGATAATCCCAGGTTCGTTCGAAGTGTCTGGCAATGGGTATGACCAGGCTAGAAGGCAGTGGAATGCAACTTCTTTGATCAGTCATCTTAAGGAATTGAAGGAGAATGGGGGGTATGACCTGGTAGTAGGGTTAACAGACAACGACATATTCATCCCGGGCTCAAACTTTGTGTTTGGCTATGCGGAGCCAAGAGCAGGCTCAGCCGTTGTCTCCTTGAAGAGGTTGAAGGAATCTGCAGACTCAAAGAAGTTCGAAGAAAGGGTTTACAAAGAACTGGCTCACGAAATAGGTCACCTTGTTGGCCTGAACCACTGCGAAAAGGAGACATGCATAATGAAGTTTGCGAACACCTTGCAGGAAGTCGATGCAAGGTTGCCGGTTCTCTGCAACGATTGCGCAGCAAAAGTGAAGCTGTAG